From a region of the Desulfobulbaceae bacterium DB1 genome:
- a CDS encoding PAS sensor protein: MTSLPNRDKASAYLEVFQKVTMLITKVLDPQQVMDLVVRCLPELMEVDAATIRLLDAGTNTFVLGAAHGLSDEYLSRGTIDSRDAMDMIMQGRPVAKTGLDADPFYPHSEEAAREGIKSVLSLPIIFQEHIIGVMRLLTKKDRIFTPMEISFSMTLAEQIGVAISNGRLFSEMENQVDFLKEVHEISRLVNSTLDLNEILQTIVDKLPKIMGMKACTIRLLQPETNKLELVAASGLSEEYLQRGSIRKEDSIFMALKGKPVSVFDAPNDKRVHYHEAIRNEGIKSILAVPIKKGREVIGVLRLLTTEHHCFTNNEVTFVTAVAEEGGSAIQNALTFKKINLLFNQIEENERFLQNILDSLWDRIIVVDRAKHVVMANRQFLQQGNFDENDVLGRNYESTVPWQDEESPAPADRVLAGGDRIIRTVKIKDNDGSKWLERTLSPILDKQGAVEYVIETVRDITSQKFLEQEKLEREKLAGVLEMAGTAAHELNSPLFAALGTAQLLRDDLENNAHQAEIDTIIRSLKAMAALTKKMTTMTGFTSRDYVGDAKIIDFH, from the coding sequence ATGACATCCCTGCCAAACCGAGATAAGGCAAGCGCCTATCTGGAGGTTTTCCAGAAAGTGACCATGCTCATCACCAAGGTTCTTGATCCGCAACAGGTGATGGATCTGGTTGTCCGCTGCCTGCCGGAACTGATGGAGGTGGACGCGGCCACCATCAGACTGCTTGACGCCGGAACCAACACCTTTGTACTGGGCGCGGCCCACGGTCTTTCGGACGAGTATCTTTCCCGCGGGACCATTGACAGCAGGGATGCCATGGACATGATCATGCAGGGCCGACCGGTGGCCAAAACAGGCCTTGATGCCGATCCGTTTTATCCGCACAGCGAGGAGGCGGCGCGGGAAGGAATCAAAAGCGTCCTGTCGCTGCCCATTATTTTCCAGGAACATATCATCGGGGTGATGCGCCTGCTCACCAAAAAAGACAGAATCTTCACCCCCATGGAAATTTCCTTTTCCATGACCCTGGCAGAGCAGATCGGGGTGGCCATCTCCAATGGCCGCCTTTTTTCCGAGATGGAAAATCAGGTTGATTTCCTCAAGGAGGTCCATGAAATTTCAAGGCTGGTCAATTCCACCCTTGATCTGAATGAAATTCTTCAGACCATTGTCGACAAGCTGCCGAAAATCATGGGCATGAAGGCCTGCACCATCCGCCTGCTCCAGCCGGAAACCAACAAACTGGAACTTGTTGCCGCCTCCGGTCTTTCCGAGGAATACCTGCAACGGGGCAGCATCAGAAAAGAAGACAGTATTTTCATGGCGCTCAAAGGAAAACCGGTTTCTGTTTTCGATGCGCCCAACGACAAACGGGTTCACTATCACGAAGCCATCCGCAATGAAGGTATTAAAAGCATTTTGGCCGTCCCCATCAAAAAAGGCCGGGAAGTTATCGGCGTTCTCCGCTTACTGACCACCGAGCATCACTGTTTCACCAACAATGAGGTAACCTTTGTCACCGCTGTGGCCGAGGAAGGGGGCAGTGCCATCCAGAATGCCCTGACCTTTAAAAAAATCAACCTGCTGTTTAATCAGATTGAGGAAAACGAACGGTTTCTGCAAAACATCCTGGACTCTCTCTGGGACAGAATCATCGTTGTCGATCGCGCAAAACATGTGGTGATGGCCAACAGGCAATTTCTCCAACAGGGCAACTTTGATGAAAACGATGTTCTGGGCAGGAACTATGAATCCACCGTACCCTGGCAAGACGAGGAATCACCTGCGCCGGCGGACCGGGTTCTGGCAGGCGGTGACAGGATTATCCGTACCGTCAAAATCAAGGACAATGACGGCAGCAAATGGCTGGAACGTACTCTTTCACCGATTTTAGACAAGCAAGGGGCGGTTGAATATGTCATCGAAACGGTGCGGGACATCACGTCGCAAAAGTTTCTGGAGCAGGAAAAGCTTGAACGGGAAAAACTGGCCGGGGTTCTGGAAATGGCGGGAACAGCCGCTCACGAACTCAATTCTCCCCTCTTTGCCGCCCTGGGAACCGCCCAGCTGTTACGCGACGATCTCGAAAATAATGCGCATCAAGCGGAAATCGACACCATTATCCGCAGTTTGAAAGCAATGGCTGCCCTTACAAAAAAGATGACGACGATGACCGGTTTTACCTCGCGGGATTATGTCGGCGACGCCAAAATTATTGATTTTCATTAA
- a CDS encoding response regulator, with the protein MADIIALDDVQDAGILIKKILSKKGHEVHAFTEEEDAINFAKSNKVDLAILDIKLKKMSGIEVLEQLKKIAPDVRAIMLTGYPTVETAREAISLGADEYCVKPIDKDELEEKVAKVLKGKGQKGSLNV; encoded by the coding sequence ATGGCCGATATCATTGCATTGGACGATGTGCAGGACGCAGGAATTCTTATCAAAAAAATCCTCTCCAAAAAAGGTCACGAAGTGCATGCCTTTACCGAGGAAGAAGATGCGATCAACTTTGCCAAATCAAATAAAGTTGATCTGGCGATCCTCGACATCAAGCTGAAAAAAATGAGCGGCATCGAGGTGCTTGAACAGCTCAAAAAAATAGCCCCCGATGTCCGGGCCATCATGCTGACCGGTTACCCCACCGTTGAAACAGCCCGTGAGGCGATCAGCCTCGGCGCGGATGAATATTGCGTCAAACCCATCGACAAGGATGAACTTGAGGAAAAGGTTGCCAAGGTATTGAAAGGCAAGGGTCAGAAAGGCTCGCTTAACGTTTAA